The Geitlerinema sp. PCC 9228 genomic interval TTCGCAAGCGTACCGCTAAGTAGTTTGAATCACCTCTATAGGAAGTAGGAGTTTCTCTCGATGCCAATCGCGGTAGGAATGATAGAAACCTTGGGCTTCCCAGCCGTTGTGGAAGCCGCAGATGCTATGGTCAAAGCAGCCCGAGTAACGCTCGTCGGGTACGAAAAAATTGGAACCGGTCGTGTCACCGTTAGCGTTCGCGGCGATGTTTCGGAAGTTCAAGCGTCGGTGGCAGCAGGCGTTGAGGGTGTCAAACGAGTCAATGGTGGTGAAGTATTGTCCACTCACATCATTGCCCGCCCTCACGAAAACCTCGAATACGTCTTGCCCATTCGTTATACAGAAGAAGTAGAACAGTTCCGAACATACTGACCGGTTGTTTAGAGAGTTATAAAAGCTGAAAATGGGCCATAGTTGGTGGGAAATTGCGGTGTTTGTCAGATTCCCCAAATCAAGGGGAAAACGCCAGCACCAAATTTCCCATCGACACATCCCCGTTTTCAGCGCTTCCAGCAGCCAACCACGTAGTAGGAACCAGGAGAAAAACCCATGGCAATTGCAGTCGGAATGATTGAAACCCTAGGCTTTCCCGCTGTGGTCGAAGCCGCAGATGCAATGGTGAAAGCCGCCCGCGTCACCTTAGTAGGATACGAAAAAATCGGTACCGGTCGCGTTACCGTCATCG includes:
- a CDS encoding carbon dioxide-concentrating mechanism protein CcmK codes for the protein MPIAVGMIETLGFPAVVEAADAMVKAARVTLVGYEKIGTGRVTVSVRGDVSEVQASVAAGVEGVKRVNGGEVLSTHIIARPHENLEYVLPIRYTEEVEQFRTY